The genomic window ACTTATATCACTGCTTTTAGTGCTGCGCAGAGTGGGCAGCCGTTACCACTAGGCGTTACtgcctttccttttctttgggCGTTCATGTCTCAGGGAGGGGCAGTTTATCTTGTACAGTCTCTTAGTGTTAACAGTGGTTTAGTAATATGGAAACTATAcatcagtttttattttattttattgcagcCAAGCCTCACAGACTTGATCCTTCCTTGGCAGAAGGTCTCTCCCTCTCATCCTCTCATGAGTAGACACAGGCGTTTCAGCTTGGCTGAGGCAGAGGGGAAGGGAAGAATGAGGCTATGGTAACATGAGTGGGAATAAAGAGGAAAGAAGAGTGGAAAACCTGATTCTGGGCCTAAGAGGTGGGGGTAATTTTTGGAGCCCagatagagagggaagagagAGCCCTCCACTATCTCGGAAGCAGGATGCAGCTCTGGAATGACATGGCTCAGCTTATGTTGGGGGGCTTCCTTTTTTTGTCCTGTCTTCAGCTTGACCTCCTAGTGGGCATCTGACCCTGCTGAAGAGGGGAGAGAAGAGGATTGAGTGAGCAAGCCAGCAGAAGGGGTTTGTTTTGAAAGGCAGTTTCATTTTCTTCTCAACTCTTGTCTAGCTTGGTGCCCACAGTCACTGATGTAGACTTCTGGCCCTCTCCTCACACCACCATCCCCTTACTTTCGGTAGATGAACTTGTCCCATGGTGGGTACTTTCTGttggcagagctcccagactTTCCAACTCTGTGCTGACTTGCTAGGGACCTACTTTTCTTAGTAGCCTTTGAGGAAGCTCCACCTGCCTGACTCTTACGGCCTAAAGGAGGCATTTCTGCCTGACGGTGTTCTCCCAGGTCTCACTGGAGCCTTGGAACAAAAAGCCTGTGTGAAAAGAATCCCCTGTCCCCCTTCCCTTTCACTGTGCACACAGCAGCTTTGGGCTTCCAAGAGGCTTTCCCCACTAGGGATCATAGAAGAGGCataaacagaaagggaaaaatgcagTCTTGGAGCATTTTTTGGCACTCCAAGACCAACACCACTGCCTGGCGTCttaactccatggcacctgacaAGGACTCTGTAGCTTGCTTGCAGGTTGAGAAGAGTGATAATCACCGGCTTGTTTTAGGAGCAGAGGAGAAAGACCAGGCCCATTGGCTGGAAGGAACATGAGGTGAGAAGGTCCAAGGAAACCTGCCAGTTTTAGAAGGAAAGGGCCATTCTCCTGACGGATCTGACAACAACTCATAAGGGTTGTTGTCGACAAGACTACTCAGCAAGGAAGGAACCGATGGCCTTGAACTACCAGGAGGCTGGACCTATAGGGAAGCTTAAATTaagtgagagagagaaacaatCCTAAGAACTAACCAGTGAGCCTCATATCAGAATGGAAGAACCAAGATTATGGCAGACAACTTAAGGTCCAGCCTCAAAAACTTCATGTTGAGCTAAAGGAGCCAGACGCAAGAGAACATGCTGTCAGATTCCATGTACTGTATATGAAGTTCTAGAACTGGCTAAAGTAATGTGGTAGAAATCATAACAATGGTTGCTCTGGGGATGGAGGGTATTGATGAGGAAGGGACATGAGAGAAGTTTCTGGGTTGATGGAAATGTGCTATATCTTGATAgggatataatttttaaaagactatCGCAGTCTGGGAGGATTGGAAATTGCATTACAAATCTGAAGTgatctcttttgtttgtttttgctttgtgaTTGTTagcataaaataattttttgtcttAAAGCATACTCACCTGCTAGTTCCGGGCACCCTGTGGCTGCAGCCATCTGACCCATGGTGCCCCAGGGCTTTCCTTCCTTAGGAAGCCCACATTCTGCCATGCCCCTTAAGGAGGCTGTTTCCATCCTGGATTCTCAGGCTGACTAGACACTTGAAGGGGTTGACCCTTTTTTGCCTCAATATTTCAGGACATAGTCTGACATCAACAGGAGTAGGGACCATGTTGGTGTTAGAGAGATGGTGGGGGCTTTTGAATTGGCCTGACCTGGGTTTAGATCCAAAGGTCGACTACTGTGTGGCCTTGAACCTACCTCCAGAGCcccagtttccttttctgtaaaatagggataatagcaTCCACCTTGTAGTGGCTGTCAGAATTAAATAAGCAACTCAGGGGAGACAGCCACCCTGTGCTTGGCACATAGGGAGATGGGAAACATGGCAGCCGTGATTCCTGACAGTTTCCTGCGGGTTCTGCACATAGAGTGCTGCACCTAGCCTGGCATGCCCTTCTCTGGCACACGGCACCTGCTGGGCTCTGGGTGCCCTCTCTTGCCTTGCATGTGCTCGCATCTTCTGTCTTACTGAGAGCAGAGTTAGGGAACTTGGCTAAAAGAAACTGACCTCTAACCATTCTTACTATGTTTTCAGGGTATCAGTATGGAAGCCATGAGTGAGAATAAAATGGGGCCCTCTGATTTTAGCACAGGACCTGTGGAAAGAGCTGCCAAACCTTTGCCATTTAAGGATCCCAACTTTGTGGTAAGCATCTAAGGTATTTTAGATATAAAAACCCAAATATATGCGCCTCAGCATCTGACCTTGCTGGGCCCACAGCTGAGGTGACGCTGGTGTCACTTTCTTTCCCAGCCTTAATCGCCGCCTTCTCCCGCCATGGGCTGGTGTGGGAAGGGAGGGGGCAAGAGAAGAAGGGCCTTTCTTGTTGATCTTCCAGTGTGTCAGTTCCCAAGGATTTTGGTGCCTTCTATGAAATTTGTTAAAGGGTACTATTTTGGGAGCTGGTCCTTTCCGTGGTGGTTGTTCCCTTCTCGTTTCATTGGCCTCACCTACGTTTCAGACGAGGCTTGAAATACTTCCGTAAAGAGCCCTTCTCTTCATTAGTTTCTTTAAGTAAATCTGAGCTGTTCTGCTGTAAAGTAGAAATAGGgttctcttcccttccttcttgAGAGATGCAATAAATTACAGCAACTCAGAGTACACtattaaagtttatttttcattaatTAGTTTTGAAAATACACTACTACGAGCACCTGCAATAGATTCTGCTATGCTTTCCCATTTTAttttgtcatctttatggaaccaAAAAAATAAGATTTCTGGAAGGCTTGCCATGCCATGATTGAGGCTTACACGGGTTTTCCAGGATTACCAGTAGTTTACAAGCCAGAGACTTGCCCCTAGAGGGGAGTTTAGAGATGCGGTCAtgagtttaaatctaactttgtagtaaatttattttaaaatgatcgGAAATTCATGAGTGAATTCTACAAGGTTAGGTCCAAGAAAGGATTTAATTTTCTATGTGCATATAGAAAAGTAGCCTTTTATTTCTACTCCCTCACCAACTCATGGATTTTTACAACCCAAaagctttatttttaataactaaGATTAAAGTGTACAatgtaatacttaaaaaaaaaaaaaagtcctggggtACAAGTGATTGCTGATAGAATGAGGAGTATATTACAGTTATGATTAAGCATAAATGTCAGACTCTCAAATGGCAGTCTccattgatttttatttcttctaaccCCTGCTTTTAATTCAAGCATTCTGGCCACGGTGGTGCAGTAGCTGGCAAGAAGAACAGAACCTGGAAGAACCTGAAACAAATTCTCGCTTCTGAAAGGGCATTGCCATGGCAACTGAACGATCCTAACTGTGAGCCATCTAGAGCGTTCCACGTGTTTATAATGTTCACACTGGGAACTTTGTTGCAACAAACCTGCATTATTTTCTTGTGTTTGCATTAGTAGAGGGAAACAATTTTTAGTTTGAGAGTTTCCAGTGGCATCAATCTAGGGATAAAGTATGTGTATATTTCCTCATAACTGTGTCTGTGTTAAATCCGTGTGTTTGTGTTGCATGGGTGTGTGGTTTTTGGGGTCACTGTTAACATTTCAGCCTGGAGAAATATgtcctgatatgataatattagTGTTTCTGTTAGACAGACTTTTTATTCAAAAGTCTTCTCTTAAAATTTGTTTCCAAGAACGGGGAGGCTTAAGTATAAATCCCAGATTTAGGAGGGTTTTTTCTATCAGCCAGCTTAAAGGCCGCCTCTATTGTCCTCAATGAGCCAGTGTTTTTCAGGGTAAATGCTTTATGCTGCAGTATGTCCAAATCAGTGTAAAACACTATTTTGTGTTCTGTTCAACATTGATGAAAAGGATAGGTGCAAGATTTCTCCCATCTGTCCCACTGCACATCTTCCATGGAGTGACTCAGGCCAGTGACAAGTAAGCAAGTCATCTGTCTGAGTGTGGACATGTAGGTTTCCAGATGCTTGGGCCCAATTAGTGGGTTGCTTAGCATCTCATCACCATCACCCCATGGAGCCTGAGATGTGCATGGAGCTTATGGGCAGATAGGCTTTCTAGTGGTTCTGCTGGAGTTGAGAGCCCATGGTGATAGGGCAGGGCTGGATCTGGAGCCCACATCTGGTTTATGACATACTGCATACTTCCTAAGGCTCCTCCTTTACTTCCTCGGTTAATCCCCAGAGAACTCTGTGGGTACTTAATCACAAAGTAAAAATTTCAAGAGTATTATTAAACAGTATTAGAAAAAAGGATAAAGGATTCGAGTGTTTTAAGCCAGtttagttatctttttttttccccctccagacTTCAGTATTGATGCTCCTCCATCCTTTAAACCAGCTAAGAAGTATTCTGATGTTTCAGGTCTTCTTGTGAGTATAATTCCATCTCTCTAACTTATTAccttgaaaagaagatttcacaGTTACATCTATTAGACAGTGCTGAGTATCGACCACTGCTGGTCCTGCCTGGAGCCCGTACACTTTGAGTAGGTAGTGGATTTGTGCTGAGGTGTTCATGCATTTCCTTCATAGATCCAACCTGGGGTGTCGGTGTGGGCAGCCTAGAGGGAAGACTGCTCCAGGAAGCCAGAGACTCCAGTTTCAGTTCTGCTACTTCTGCTGGTTAACTATATGGCGGTAACATGGAAGAAACAACTAGTTTTTGAAAATTTGCTGTATTTTAGatgatgattttattttattttttaacatttcagCTTCTCTAAAGAGGCAGTATAGTCACAGTGATCATATTCTTAAGCATCAGAACCTCTTTTCCAAATGAGACTTTCTATAGAACCTAAGTGTACCAAAAACCTGGAGCCTGCCTACCTGCTGGCTCCTATTTCGGTTTGGTCCTCTGACCTTCTCCCCATCCCTCACCAGTGACTCCTGAAACCATACTGAAAACCACCAGTGTTACCGTGACAGTGGGAATTGGGCAAGCTGCTGAACCTCAGAGagccttatttctttatctgcagAATGTAAATGAAGCATGGAACTTGTAAAGGCACCTTCAGCTCACCTTCTTACTCCTTTTTTTGTCTCTAGTAAATTTGAGGGATGGGCTTTTGCTCATAGTTACAGAGATCATGAAGCACTCCACTTTTTAAGCTCACAGACACATCATTCGTATGAtttatgtttttataaaaatgtatgACTCCAAATTCTGCAACAAACTGATCCAAATTAGTTATACAAATTTTACATTGGAAAATTTTTGAGTTTTTACTATATCTTTGAAAATATGTTGGTTATGCTATCTGAATTTCTCATATATTTTGGCTTTTCCTCCAGAGAGTGTACACTCCTCAGAATGTACCATAAGCTTTTGAACATAGGCCATTAAATACAATGTTACTAAAAAATAACAGGGAGAATGAGAGGCCTATAAAATGTATGTGTGCTGGGTTCCTTTTGTATCCACTCAGGGTGTATCTCCTAAATGTTAGCGTGTCAGGGGACTTTCACTTGCAGGTTACTTTAAGACATCTCTTCACCTGGGCTGCCCCCTCCCGTAAGCTGGCTCCTGGCTTTCTCTTCTGTGAGTCGCATGCAGTGCTTCCCATGGGTGAAATCTCAGGTCATCCGGCTTCCTGAACTGTGTGCTCTGGGTAGGGTATGTGAGTGTAGTTGTATAACTCTGGTACGGGAACAGGCCTGATACCAGTGTCCTGTAACTGTCACTGTAGTTGCGTTTATTGCCATTCATCTTTGGTTATAGTGCTGTGTTGGGAACCACGGACAGGCTGGCCTGGATTCTGGTAGAGAGAGGTACTTTGAATACCCCTGAATAGACCTGGAGACAGCCGAGATTCAAGAAGAAGCATCCTAATACCCTGGGCAGCTCAATGGAGACACAGTGTTGATCAGAGCTGCTGGAGTTTTGATCTCCTGAGCTCCAGACACATCTCTTGGGTCTTCTAGAGAGAACCCCTTGGTTGCTAAAGGATTGTCAGAagtcatcttttttttgttgttgagaatatacgcagcaaaacataacaccaattcaacagtttctgcatgtgcaattcagtgacactgactacattctttgagttgtgtaaccattctcaccctcccttcctgaattgttcctcccccattaatataaactcacttcctcctaaggttcctatctatcgagttgctcttgtcagtttgattccatatagatagttcttaaaagagcataatgctcaaagcaggttAAGCTAAaatgttgtttggttttaggaagacttcaggggatatttttggtttaaggtttaaagattatctcagggcagtagttttgggaattcatccagcctccatgaaaatctgaaattctgttctgcattttcctccttttgatcaggattcttctgtagacaGATGTCATCCTTCTAACCTCAGGAATAGTTTCATGACTTCCTGtgtcttcttaaaatcaactttattgaaGAATAATTTATATACGATTAAAATTTACatattacatattttaaatgtGCAGTGCGATGAGTTGTGACTGATGTATTTCCATTACTCCCGAGAGTTCCTTTTTGTCCCTTTGCAGTAAGTTTCTAACCCATGCCCCCAGCAAACAGAAATCTGAGCTCTCACTGTAGATTCATTAGCATGTTCTACAccttcatatgaatggaatcatgtgGTATGTACTTTTttatgtctggcttttttttttttggctcagcatgatgtttttgagatttatcaATGTTGTTTCATGTATAAATAGTTgcgtcttttttgggggggagtactattccattatatgaatataccacaatttgtttattcattctcctgTTATAGCCCTGTGGTAGGCAGGGCTATCCATGTCTtcatccctggaatctgtgaatattttATGTCACATTGCAAAGAGGAATGAAGGTTGTGGATGCAATTAAGGTTGCTtacagggttgcgatgagtcaaaatcaactcgacggcgctgttttttttttttgtatcagctGATCTTAAAATAGGGAGGTTATTCTGGATATCCAcatgggcccaatgtaatcacaagggtccttcaGAGTAGAGGAGGAGGGTGTACTATGCAAGAAGGTGAT from Loxodonta africana isolate mLoxAfr1 chromosome 11, mLoxAfr1.hap2, whole genome shotgun sequence includes these protein-coding regions:
- the INO80C gene encoding INO80 complex subunit C is translated as MAAQIPIVATSSTPGIARNSKKRPASPANNGSSAGGYSATKKKRVAASNYAQGISMEAMSENKMGPSDFSTGPVERAAKPLPFKDPNFVHSGHGGAVAGKKNRTWKNLKQILASERALPWQLNDPNYFSIDAPPSFKPAKKYSDVSGLLANYTDPQSKLRFSTIEEFAYIRRLPSDVVTGYLALRKATSIVP